In the genome of Curtobacterium sp. MCLR17_036, the window ACAAGATCGTCTTCGCGGTGTACCTCGACCCGGACCCGCGGTCGCCGAAGGACCTCGGGTCGATCCGCTCGATGGCGATCCGTGTGTGCGCGCCGGACGGGCGCGAGCTCGTGCGCTTCGCACTGCCCTCCGACCGGAACCACACGATCGACGCCGTCATCCTCGGCGAGCTGTACCGGCACCGCGCCGAGTGGAAGTTCCGCGCCGTCGGGCAGGGCTACACCACGGGCCTCACCGGCCTCCGTGCCGACCACGGCATCGGCCGCGCGCGATGACCGCACGGCACCCGTACCTGCGACGACGCACGCGTCCGGCGCAGGACCGCCCGTCGAGCGCTGGCGCCGGAGCGGTCGCCGACGACCCACGTCCGAGCACGAACACGAACACGAACCCGTCCCCGGGCACGGGCACCGGTGCGGGCACGGGCGCGGCTGCCCCCGTCGCCCGCGGTGCCGGGCTGAGCCTCGGGTTCGACCGCCCGTCGGCGGCGCCGCCCACGGCACCGGCCGCGGTACCGACCGCCACCCCGTCCGCCTCGCGGACGGTGCACGCACCCGACGACGCGACGCGCGCGCCGGACCGCACCGCGGCTCCGCAGGCGACCGTCTCGGAACGCGTGCTCGAACGCCGACGTGCCCGTGCCTCCCGGGTCCGCCCCTTCCCGGCACCCGATCCGGCCGACGTCAGGATGCTCGGTCCGGACACCCCGGTCGTCCGCGTCGACCGCCGGCGGTCGGCGGTCGGGGCGCTCCGCGTGTCCGGCGCGACCAGCGTGGCGTGGGAGACCGTCGACGGGACCGTCGGCGCCACGACCTCGGACGGCCGTGCCGCCGGGCGCGACGTGCAGACACCGGGCAACCGTCCCCTGGTCGGCTTCCACGACGGCGACGTCGTCGTCGCGCTCCGGCACGTTCGCTCGCTGCGCCGCGCCCTCGTCATGGCACGCGGCGACGACCGGGCCGTCGTGAGCCTGCACGACGGCACGGTGCTGGCGGTGGACGCCGGCGACCCCGAGACCATGACGATCACCGCGCTGTCGGTGCTCGACGGCGAACTGGAACTGCGGGCGGAACCCTTCCCGCGGGCGTCGCACGACGGCGACGTGTTCGCCGCGTTCGGGTTCGTCCTCTCCGCCCCGAACCCGAGAGGCTGACCGATGCGGCACTTCGCGAACCTGGACGACCACGGCGCGCTGTTCCTGCGCGAACCCGAGGACGTCGGACGCGACAGCGATCCGGCCCTGCGTGCCGTCGCGCTCGGCGCGACGCTGTACGTGCCGGGCATCCGACCGGACCTGGTGCGCGACGTGCACCGGCAGACGGCGCTCGGTGCCGGGTCCCTGGTGCTCTGCCTCGAGGACTCCGTCGCCGACGACGATCTCCCGCTCGCCGAGCAGCAGGTCGAGCAGGCGCTCCGTCTGCTCGCCACCGAGGACGACCCGGCGGTGCTGCCGCAGCTCTTCCTGCGCGTCCGCAGCCCCGAGCACCTCGAGCGCCTCGTCGAGCGGTTCGGCGACCGCCCGCTCGACGCGCTGAGCGGCATCGTGCTGCCGAAGTTCGAGGCGACCGACGGCGCCGGGGAACGGTACTTCTCCGTCCTCGACCGGGTCAACGCCACCCGGAGCGGCGGCCGACGACTGCTCGTCATGCCGATCCTCGAGTCGCCGTCGATCATGCACCGCGAGACCCGGACCACGACGCTCGCCGGCATCCACGAACTGCTCGCCGCGCGACGGGCCGACGTGCTGGCGGTGCGCATCGGCGCGACCGACCTGTCGAGCGTCTTCGGGCTCCGGCGTCCGTCCGACCTCACCGTGCACGACGTGCACGTCCTCGCCTCCGTCATCGGCGACGTCGT includes:
- a CDS encoding HpcH/HpaI aldolase/citrate lyase family protein; protein product: MRHFANLDDHGALFLREPEDVGRDSDPALRAVALGATLYVPGIRPDLVRDVHRQTALGAGSLVLCLEDSVADDDLPLAEQQVEQALRLLATEDDPAVLPQLFLRVRSPEHLERLVERFGDRPLDALSGIVLPKFEATDGAGERYFSVLDRVNATRSGGRRLLVMPILESPSIMHRETRTTTLAGIHELLAARRADVLAVRIGATDLSSVFGLRRPSDLTVHDVHVLASVIGDVVNTLGRANDGFVVAGPVWEHYPSSDRVFRTQLRTTPFQEAGDLALRRQLLLEGFDGLLREVALDRANGLTGKTVIHPRHVPLVHAMSVVTDEEYSDASDVLARESGGVAPSRYGNKMNEMKPHHAWAERTMLRARAFGVSTPDVTYVDLLERSLP